Proteins from a genomic interval of Phyllopteryx taeniolatus isolate TA_2022b chromosome 3, UOR_Ptae_1.2, whole genome shotgun sequence:
- the gcnt4a gene encoding beta-1,3-galactosyl-O-glycosyl-glycoprotein beta-1,6-N-acetylglucosaminyltransferase 4 isoform X1, protein MKIRCGCYIHRLRHRCFLFLLCLVAVCLLKLVYLKVTVREAAYIDPYGLTDRLSGVHNHTYDVNCTAIYELDPVEIGKALEIKQKAIVAVVDESTVSLTSDCPSFMKTRRYDGVLISEVERNFPLAYSLVVHKNAPMVERILHAIYAPHNIYCIHYDQKSSPAFIRAMENLAQCVPNVFVASKLESVKYAHISRLNADLNCLSDLLRSEVKWEYVINLCGQDFPLKSNYELVRELRKLSGSNMLESSRPSELKKQRFSFHHELKNVPYEYQRIPVKTTLAKDLPPHGIMVFIGSAYFVLSREFVNYISSNGVVKDFLAWSADTYSPDEHFWATLVRMPGVPGHISRSEPDVTDLKSKTRLVKWNYLEGNLYPPCTGTHMRSVCIYGAAELRWLLNDGHWFANKFDPKVDPVLIKCLEEKLIELRHYV, encoded by the coding sequence ATGAAAATAAGATGTGGCTGCTACATACATAGATTGAGACACAGGTGCTTCCTGTTTCTTCTGTGTCTGGTGGCTGTGTGTTTGCTCAAGCTGGTCTACCTCAAAGTAACGGTGAGGGAGGCTGCCTATATTGACCCTTATGGACTCACTGACAGGCTATCTGGAGTTCACAACCACACGTATGATGTCAACTGCACCGCTATCTACGAGCTTGACCCGGTGGAAATAGGCAAAGCTCTTGAGATTAAACAAAAAGCCATTGTTGCCGTGGTTGATGAGAGCACTGTGAGTCTAACCTCGGACTGTCCATCATTTATGAAAACAAGACGTTATGATGGTGTTCTGATATCAGAGGTTGAGCGCAACTTTCCGCTGGCTTACTCCCTGGTGGTGCATAAAAATGCACCCATGGTGGAGCGTATTCTTCACGCCATCTATGCACCTCATAACATCTACTGCATTCACTATGACCAAAAGTCTTCTCCAGCATTTATTAGGGCCATGGAGAACCTCGCTCAGTGTGTGCCTAATGTGTTTGTTGCCTCAAAACTGGAGTCTGTTAAATACGCCCATATCAGCAGACTTAATGCCGATCTCAACTGCCTCTCTGACCTGCTGAGGTCAGAGGTCAAATGGGAGTATGTGATCAATCTCTGTGGCCAAGACTTTCCTCTCAAGTCCAACTATGAACTAGTGAGGGAACTCAGGAAGCTGAGTGGCAGTAACATGCTTGAGTCAAGTCGCCCCAGTGAACTGAAGAAACAACGCTTCAGCTTTCATCACGAGCTAAAGAATGTGCCGTATGAGTACCAGCGTATTCCTGTGAAAACTACTTTGGCCAAGGATCTTCCTCCACATGGAATCATGGTGTTCATTGGGAGTGCATACTTTGTCCTGTCGCGGGAGTTCGTGAATTACATAAGCAGCAATGGAGTGGTGAAGGACTTTTTGGCATGGTCAGCAGACACTTACTCACCTGATGAACACTTCTGGGCCACCCTTGTCAGGATGCCAGGCGTCCCAGGACACATTTCTAGGTCAGAACCAGATGTTACCGACTTAAAGAGTAAGACGCGACTTGTTAAATGGAACTATTTAGAAGGGAATTTGTATCCACCCTGCACAGGTACACACATGAGAAGTGTCTGCATCTATGGAGCTGCAGAACTTCGTTGGCTCCTCAACGATGGTCATTGGTTTGCTAACAAATTTGACCCCAAAGTTGACCCAGTCTTGATCAAGTGTTTGGAGGAGAAGCTGATTGAACTGCGGCACTATGTGTAA
- the LOC133475450 gene encoding uncharacterized protein LOC133475450 produces the protein METLDMFDPVNSICFPIGENIDSCNQEHETSDDDSISLLHGLDPIQSGGTMAGLERHHLALETSSKEQKNKMEISPQKTASGMEQGNLIAYVADNGETSTEAYCHKQPHCHLSIDPTQSDTATSVHARESADEGRAVKAAEIQKRTKDTMTDNLKQSVAIQEILKGIEEKQMEMSTWPLTQTEDGVRYYAALTEILKVLTEVLVRQRLEKDNLTHKYKCIYTPNLQHGLKIQLISLASRQRNIVGILQRQMDLVQLHGSTKFTRCPTRHINQLVRDPSGQFCAPLLQSPSSKGRAMEMGSRDKCYQGIPEKQSHSSVAQASQQRVGPSVQKNLAVSRPRAPSAGKNAKGMFQEKTFSHLHRAESRYSETAVQHYTASSIQETQIPVSRSLNHVMKIKTVHLVADEELIPNAILDSYWEMLLQRNPQLGW, from the exons ATGGAAACTCTGGACATGTTTGACCCAGTCAACAGTATTTGTTTTCCCATTGG gGAAAATATTGACAGCTGCAATCAGGAACATGAGACGTCTGATGATGACTCCATAAGCCTGTTACATGGTTTGGATCCCATCCAAAGTGGAGGGACAATGGCAGGCTTGGAAAGACATCATTTAGCTTTAGAAACCTCGAGCAAGGAGCAGAAAAACAAGATGGAGATAAGTCCACAAAAGACTGCTTCTGGGATGGAGCAAGGAAACTTGATAGCCTATGTGGCAGACAATG GTGAGACTTCCACAGAGGCTTACTGCCATAAGCAGCCACACTGCCATTTGAGCATCGATCCCACCCAAAGTGACACGGCAACAAGTGTACACGCCAGAGAATCAGCAGATGAGGGAAGAGCCGTAAAAGCTGCAGAAATTCAGAAGAGAACGAAAGACACCATGACTGATAAT tTGAAACAATCAGTGGCCATTCAGGAGATTTTGAAGGGAATAGAGGAGAAGCAAATGGAAATGTCTACTTGGCCTCTGACACAAACAGAGGATGGAG tcAGATATTATGCAGCACTAACAGAGATTCTTAAGGTACTGACTGAGGTCCTCGTCAGGCAACGCTTGGAGAAAGATAATCTCACCCACAAATACAA ATGTATTTATACACCGAATCTTCAACATGGGCTGAAAATTCAACTTATCTCCCTTGCTTCACGACAAAGGAACATAGTGGGCATCCTTCAGAGGCAAATGGATTTGGTACAGTTGCATGGGAGCACAAAATTCACTCGTTGCCCAACTCGTCATATCAATCAACTAGTGCGGGACCCATCAGGCCAGTTCTGCGCTCCATTACTCCAATCCCCCTCTTCTAAAGGGAGAGCAATGGAAATGGGTTCCCGAGACAAATGTTACCAAGGCAttccagaaaaacaaagccacaGTTCAGTTGCACAGGCCAGCCAACAGAGAGTGGGGCCATCAGTCCAGAAGAACCTTGCGGTGTCCAGACCACGTGCTCCATCAGCAGGAAAGAATGCAAAA GGGATGTTCCAAGAAAAAACGTTCTCTCACCTTCACAGGGCCGAATCAAGATACTCTGAGACGGCTGTACAACATTACACCGCAAGTTCTATTCAGGAAACACAGATCCCAG TGTCAAGAAGCCTGAATCATGTAATGAAAATCAAAACAGTCCATTTGGTGGCTGATGAAGAGCTGATACCAAATGCTATACTCGACAGCTACTGGGAGATGCTCTTACAGCGTAACCCACAATTGGGATGGTAA
- the gcnt4a gene encoding beta-1,3-galactosyl-O-glycosyl-glycoprotein beta-1,6-N-acetylglucosaminyltransferase 4 isoform X2, translated as MKIRCGCYIHRLRHRCFLFLLCLVAVCLLKLVYLKVTVREAAYIDPYGLTDRLSGVHNHTYDVNCTAIYELDPVEIGKALEIKQKAIVAVVDESTVSLTSDCPSFMKTRRYDGVLISEVERNFPLAYSLVVHKNAPMVERILHAIYAPHNIYCIHYDQKSSPAFIRAMENLAQCVPNVFVASKLESVKYAHISRLNADLNCLSDLLRSEVKWEYVINLCGQDFPLKSNYELVRELRKLSGSNMLESSRPSELKKQRFSFHHELKNVPYEYQRIPVKTTLAKDLPPHGIMVFIGSAYFVLSREFVNYISSNGVVKDFLAWSADTYSPDEHFWATLVRMPGVPGHISRYTHEKCLHLWSCRTSLAPQRWSLVC; from the exons ATGAAAATAAGATGTGGCTGCTACATACATAGATTGAGACACAGGTGCTTCCTGTTTCTTCTGTGTCTGGTGGCTGTGTGTTTGCTCAAGCTGGTCTACCTCAAAGTAACGGTGAGGGAGGCTGCCTATATTGACCCTTATGGACTCACTGACAGGCTATCTGGAGTTCACAACCACACGTATGATGTCAACTGCACCGCTATCTACGAGCTTGACCCGGTGGAAATAGGCAAAGCTCTTGAGATTAAACAAAAAGCCATTGTTGCCGTGGTTGATGAGAGCACTGTGAGTCTAACCTCGGACTGTCCATCATTTATGAAAACAAGACGTTATGATGGTGTTCTGATATCAGAGGTTGAGCGCAACTTTCCGCTGGCTTACTCCCTGGTGGTGCATAAAAATGCACCCATGGTGGAGCGTATTCTTCACGCCATCTATGCACCTCATAACATCTACTGCATTCACTATGACCAAAAGTCTTCTCCAGCATTTATTAGGGCCATGGAGAACCTCGCTCAGTGTGTGCCTAATGTGTTTGTTGCCTCAAAACTGGAGTCTGTTAAATACGCCCATATCAGCAGACTTAATGCCGATCTCAACTGCCTCTCTGACCTGCTGAGGTCAGAGGTCAAATGGGAGTATGTGATCAATCTCTGTGGCCAAGACTTTCCTCTCAAGTCCAACTATGAACTAGTGAGGGAACTCAGGAAGCTGAGTGGCAGTAACATGCTTGAGTCAAGTCGCCCCAGTGAACTGAAGAAACAACGCTTCAGCTTTCATCACGAGCTAAAGAATGTGCCGTATGAGTACCAGCGTATTCCTGTGAAAACTACTTTGGCCAAGGATCTTCCTCCACATGGAATCATGGTGTTCATTGGGAGTGCATACTTTGTCCTGTCGCGGGAGTTCGTGAATTACATAAGCAGCAATGGAGTGGTGAAGGACTTTTTGGCATGGTCAGCAGACACTTACTCACCTGATGAACACTTCTGGGCCACCCTTGTCAGGATGCCAGGCGTCCCAGGACACATTTCTAG GTACACACATGAGAAGTGTCTGCATCTATGGAGCTGCAGAACTTCGTTGGCTCCTCAACGATGGTCATTGGTTTGCTAA